In one window of Oncorhynchus gorbuscha isolate QuinsamMale2020 ecotype Even-year linkage group LG23, OgorEven_v1.0, whole genome shotgun sequence DNA:
- the LOC124010407 gene encoding nucleoside diphosphate-linked moiety X motif 6-like, whose amino-acid sequence MATLTRKLLPLLRNALSNQTRLAYAHTGSMRAVRAFTCSASLLQLQNEHGTNVHVLTGKVDRFGGVTVNLGDSDFPSDISEGVFSSLLRDSLAQWRTEGRVAVWLHVPISLSRCAAAASAHGFTYHHAKQDQAILALWLGDGQSRLPGFATHQIGVAGAVVDESNGKVLVVQDKNKTVNAWKFPGGLSDPGENVGTTAVREVFEETGVRSEFKSLLSIRQQHNHPGAFGMSDMYIICRLSPLTHDINFCTQECLRCEWLELTELAKTRATTPITSRLASLLLHGLNQGFDKIDLAMEELPAVYSGRFYQLYHKELPQVLKHKA is encoded by the exons ATGGCAACGCTTACTCGCAAACTATTACCTCTTTTAAGAAACGCGCTTTCAAATCAAACGCGCCTCGCATACGCACATACAGGGTCAATGAGGGCTGTTCGAGCATTCACATGCTCCGCAAGCCTGTTACAACTACAGAATGAGCATGGGACAAATGTCCATGTTTTGACTGGGAAAGTGGACAGATTCGGCGGAGTGACAGTGAACCTCGGTGACAGTGATTTCCCGTCGGATATCAGCGAAGGAGTATTTAGTAGTCTACTGCGAG aCTCTTTGGCTCAGTGGAGGACAGAGGGCCGGGTGGCTGTCTGGCTTCATGTGCCCATCTCTTTGAGCCGCTGTGCCGCAGCAGCTTCTGCTCATGGCTTCACCTACCATCATGCCAAACAGGACCAAGCCATTCTGGCTCTGTGGCTGGGAGATGGGCAGAGCAGGCTGCCTGGGTTTGCTACTCATCAGATTGGAGTGGCAG GTGCAGTCGTTGATGAGTCAAATGGAAAGGTTCTCGTCGTTCAAGACAAAAACAAG ACAGTAAATGCATGGAAGTTCCCTGGAGGGCTCTCGGATCCAGGAGAAAACGTTG GCACCACTGCGGTCCGAGAGGTCTTTGAGGAGACTGGAGTCCGCTCTGAGTTCAAGTCCCTTCTGAGCATCCGGCAGCAGCACAACCACCCGGGTGCTTTTGGCATGTCCGACATGTACATCATCTGCCGCCTCAGCCCTCTCACTCATGACATCAACTTCTGCACCCAGGAGTGCCTGCGCTGCGAGTGGCTGGAGCTAACCGAGCTAGCCAAGACACGCGCCACAACACCCATCACTAGCCGTCTAGCCAGCCTCCTGCTTCACGGCCTAAACCAGGGCTTTGACAAGATTGATCTGGCTATGGAGGAGCTGCCAGCTGTCTACTCAGGGAGGTTCTACCAACTGTACCACAAGGAGCTGCCGCAGGTGCTAAAACACAAGGCCTGA